A single window of Sphingobacterium sp. ML3W DNA harbors:
- the rlmD gene encoding 23S rRNA (uracil(1939)-C(5))-methyltransferase RlmD: MRRRSSQERLVFSDIEIVDIAEEGKGVGKTDDLVLFVERAIPGDVVDVELIRKKKSFGEGRIQTLKKASEHRVEPFCEHFGVCGGCKWQHMTYDAQLLFKQQSVENALTRIGKVDTSSMEPILPSVQTKYYRNKLEYTFSNKKWLTSIDDNVEDMNMDALGFHVPGRFDKILNVNHCYLQEDPSNILRNSVREFAVENDISFYDLRGHSGVLRNLIIRISSTGELMVIVVFAYPEDGQVELLMSFIKEKFPTITSLLYIINQKKNDTIFDQDIIVYNGRDFIYEEMEGLKFKVGPKSFYQTNSAQAYELYKITRDFAGLSGEELVYDLYTGAGTIANFVAKYAKEVIGVEYVPSAIEDAKINSEINGVKNTKFYAGDMKDVLTANFIAEHGKPDVVITDPPRAGMHTDVVARLLEMEAPKIVYVSCNAATQARDLTLLAEKYDVVRIKPVDMFPHTQHVENVVLLKLKG, translated from the coding sequence ATGAGAAGAAGAAGTTCACAAGAAAGATTAGTTTTCAGTGATATCGAGATTGTTGATATTGCAGAAGAGGGCAAAGGTGTTGGTAAAACAGATGATTTGGTATTGTTTGTTGAAAGAGCGATTCCAGGTGATGTGGTTGATGTGGAATTGATACGCAAAAAGAAAAGTTTTGGCGAAGGTCGTATTCAGACTTTGAAGAAAGCTTCGGAACACCGTGTTGAGCCTTTCTGTGAGCATTTTGGAGTCTGTGGTGGTTGTAAATGGCAACACATGACTTATGATGCGCAACTATTGTTCAAACAACAGTCTGTAGAAAATGCACTTACACGTATTGGTAAGGTGGATACATCTTCTATGGAACCAATCTTGCCTTCTGTTCAGACAAAGTATTATCGTAATAAATTGGAATACACTTTTTCGAATAAAAAGTGGTTAACTTCTATTGATGATAATGTCGAAGATATGAATATGGATGCTTTAGGTTTCCATGTACCTGGCCGATTTGATAAAATTTTAAATGTTAATCATTGCTATTTACAGGAAGATCCTTCTAATATCTTGCGTAATAGTGTTCGTGAGTTTGCTGTTGAAAATGATATTTCCTTTTATGATTTACGAGGACATAGTGGAGTTTTACGCAATCTGATCATTCGCATTTCATCTACGGGAGAATTGATGGTAATTGTGGTATTTGCGTACCCAGAGGATGGCCAAGTAGAATTATTGATGTCCTTTATCAAAGAAAAATTCCCGACCATTACTTCTCTTCTTTATATCATCAACCAGAAAAAGAATGATACTATTTTCGATCAAGATATAATCGTTTATAATGGACGTGATTTTATTTATGAGGAAATGGAAGGTCTTAAATTTAAAGTTGGTCCGAAATCATTCTATCAAACGAATTCAGCTCAAGCATATGAATTGTATAAGATAACGAGAGATTTTGCTGGTTTGTCTGGCGAAGAGTTGGTGTATGATTTATATACTGGAGCGGGTACGATTGCCAATTTTGTTGCTAAATACGCGAAGGAAGTTATAGGGGTAGAGTATGTGCCTTCGGCGATTGAAGATGCGAAAATAAACTCTGAAATAAACGGCGTAAAAAACACAAAGTTCTATGCCGGTGATATGAAGGATGTATTAACAGCTAATTTCATTGCAGAACATGGTAAGCCTGATGTGGTGATTACAGACCCTCCTCGTGCAGGAATGCATACTGATGTTGTTGCTCGACTTTTAGAAATGGAAGCTCCGAAAATTGTTTATGTAAGTTGTAATGCAGCAACTCAGGCACGCGATTTGACACTGTTGGCTGAGAAATACGATGTTGTTCGTATTAAGCCAGTTGATATGTTTCCACATACACAACACGTTGAGAATGTTGTTTTATTAAAATTGAAGGGATAA
- the mutY gene encoding A/G-specific adenine glycosylase, translated as MSFAKKIIEWYHEHQRDLPWRNTRDPYKIWLSEIILQQTRVEQGMPYYLRFVERYPDVLSFANASEDDILHLWQGLGYYSRGRNMHKAAGIVQNEYQGEFPKTYVELIKLPGVGEYTAAAISSFSNDEAQAVLDGNVFRVLARYYGIDTPINTPAGKKIFTQLAKENLDLAYPAIYNQAIMDFGALHCKPKSPLCQECELQLDCFANVNGLVADLPVKIKAKKSRNRYFHYFIIEQDDAILMSKRGASDVWENLYEFPMIETAEALDGLAILASPEFIDLFGSEVGLSLLRTNKKHILSHQNIYATFYRMLSFKGLERKKTNWNYVLLKDLDKLAKHKLIFSFLETAKL; from the coding sequence ATGTCATTTGCGAAGAAAATAATAGAATGGTATCATGAGCATCAACGTGATTTACCTTGGCGAAATACAAGAGATCCTTATAAAATTTGGTTATCTGAGATTATTTTACAGCAAACTCGGGTAGAGCAGGGAATGCCCTACTACTTGAGGTTTGTAGAAAGGTACCCTGATGTATTGTCATTTGCAAATGCTTCAGAGGATGATATTTTGCATCTATGGCAGGGTCTGGGTTATTATTCGCGAGGACGAAATATGCATAAGGCTGCGGGTATTGTACAGAATGAGTATCAAGGTGAATTTCCTAAAACATATGTCGAATTAATTAAATTGCCTGGTGTCGGTGAATACACCGCTGCTGCAATTTCTTCTTTTTCTAATGACGAGGCTCAAGCAGTCTTGGATGGTAATGTTTTTCGTGTACTCGCGCGGTATTATGGCATTGATACGCCAATAAATACTCCTGCAGGAAAAAAAATTTTTACACAATTGGCAAAAGAGAATCTTGATCTAGCGTATCCTGCGATATACAATCAAGCAATAATGGATTTTGGTGCATTGCATTGTAAACCTAAATCTCCATTATGTCAGGAATGTGAACTTCAATTGGATTGCTTTGCAAATGTCAATGGCCTAGTAGCGGATCTACCGGTTAAGATTAAGGCTAAGAAGAGTAGGAATCGTTATTTTCATTACTTTATTATTGAACAAGATGATGCTATTTTGATGTCTAAGCGGGGTGCTTCGGATGTTTGGGAAAATTTATATGAATTTCCAATGATTGAAACAGCTGAGGCTTTGGACGGTTTAGCGATTCTTGCTAGTCCAGAATTTATAGATTTATTCGGTTCAGAAGTCGGATTAAGCCTATTGAGAACAAATAAAAAACATATTTTGAGTCATCAGAATATCTATGCGACCTTTTATAGGATGTTAAGTTTTAAGGGATTGGAGCGAAAAAAAACAAATTGGAATTATGTTTTGTTAAAAGATTTGGATAAATTAGCTAAACATAAGCTCATTTTTTCTTTTTTAGAAACAGCTAAATTATAA
- a CDS encoding TetR/AcrR family transcriptional regulator produces the protein MEADKIIESIKRSARELFRKYGYNKTSVNELAKRANIAKATFYKYFESKELILHAILMEYIQENVKDILKKNVGEEDLAVFLGNTILKVSRLTYTVCNEFVGWEFIRESANAQEYLKTLSDDLEFLLLSSFIQNDTIAASIPEKKLTFLIKTSKNIVFSFAFTAVTEADVRKNFISFQKEILPYLVHATIH, from the coding sequence ATGGAAGCAGACAAAATTATTGAATCTATCAAAAGATCTGCTCGAGAGTTATTTCGAAAGTATGGTTATAATAAGACTAGTGTCAACGAATTAGCGAAACGTGCTAATATCGCAAAAGCTACTTTTTATAAATATTTTGAGAGTAAGGAGCTTATTCTTCACGCTATTTTGATGGAATATATTCAGGAGAATGTTAAGGATATTTTGAAAAAAAATGTGGGAGAAGAAGATTTAGCTGTTTTCTTGGGTAACACAATCCTTAAGGTCAGTCGTTTGACTTATACGGTCTGTAATGAATTTGTGGGTTGGGAGTTTATTCGTGAATCTGCGAATGCCCAAGAATATTTAAAAACATTGTCGGACGATTTGGAGTTTTTACTACTTAGTTCGTTCATACAAAATGATACAATTGCAGCTTCCATCCCCGAAAAGAAGTTGACATTCCTTATCAAGACGAGTAAAAATATCGTTTTTTCATTTGCGTTTACAGCAGTTACTGAAGCAGACGTTCGTAAAAATTTCATTTCTTTTCAAAAGGAAATTCTTCCATATTTAGTTCACGCAACTATTCATTAA
- a CDS encoding OmpA family protein, with protein MKMNKKLAVFGLTVATSAMLFGSCSTIQNANNTTKGGVIGGVAGGALGALIGNKAGSTAIGTIAGAAIGGAAGVLIGKKMDKQAAEIAKTVEGAEVTQAGEGIVVKFDSGILFDFNKSALKASARENIKNLVATLNKEQGTDILVIGHTDNVGSLDANQKVSENRANAVRAFAVSQGLASSRIRTEGRNFSEPLESNDTEAGRAANRRVEIVIVAGSQMKQEAQNQAK; from the coding sequence ATGAAAATGAATAAGAAGTTAGCTGTTTTTGGTCTTACTGTGGCTACATCAGCAATGTTATTTGGGAGCTGTTCAACAATTCAAAATGCAAATAATACCACAAAAGGTGGGGTAATCGGTGGGGTTGCGGGAGGTGCGTTAGGTGCACTTATTGGTAACAAGGCAGGTAGTACTGCTATTGGTACGATTGCAGGAGCTGCTATTGGTGGTGCTGCAGGTGTATTGATTGGTAAGAAGATGGATAAGCAAGCTGCTGAGATTGCTAAAACGGTAGAAGGTGCTGAAGTTACCCAGGCTGGTGAAGGTATTGTTGTAAAATTTGATTCAGGTATTTTATTTGATTTTAACAAGTCAGCTTTAAAAGCTTCAGCAAGAGAGAACATCAAAAATTTAGTAGCAACTTTAAATAAAGAGCAAGGTACAGATATCTTAGTTATTGGTCATACAGATAATGTGGGTTCACTTGATGCAAATCAAAAAGTTTCTGAAAATCGTGCTAATGCTGTTCGTGCTTTTGCTGTTTCTCAAGGGTTGGCTTCATCACGTATCCGTACAGAGGGAAGGAATTTTTCTGAGCCACTAGAGAGTAATGATACTGAAGCAGGTCGTGCAGCAAATCGTCGTGTAGAGATTGTTATCGTTGCAGGAAGCCAAATGAAACAAGAAGCTCAGAATCAAGCAAAATAA
- the miaB gene encoding tRNA (N6-isopentenyl adenosine(37)-C2)-methylthiotransferase MiaB, translated as MLDLTHTTKEHDETRQGEALLIKNDVEKRNGRKLYIESYGCQMNFSDSEIVASILLETGFETTKNYQEADVIFINTCSIRENAEQRVRNRLKEFEFAKKSNPGMIVGVLGCMAERLKAKFLEEEKLVDVVVGPDAYRDLPNLIAQVDEGNRSVNVLLSREETYADISPVRLNSNGITAFISIMRGCDNMCSFCVVPFTRGRERSRDSESIVKEAQDLFNAGYREVTLLGQNVDSYKYTAPTVEGQEASAPINFANLLALVAAVDPLLRVRFSTSHPKDITDEVLHTMASHDNICNYIHLPVQSGNSRVLELMNRTYDRDWYINRIDAINRIIPGCGISTDIITGFCTETDDDHQETLSMMDYVKYDYAFMFAYSERPGTLAAKRYADDIPEEVKKSRLTEVVAKQRAHSFDRLQQFVGKNQRVLIEGFSKRSDKDFAGRNDQNAMAIFPVDERYQAGDYVTVLIESCTSATLLGKIVD; from the coding sequence ATGTTAGATTTAACGCATACAACTAAGGAACACGACGAAACACGTCAAGGTGAAGCATTATTGATTAAAAATGATGTTGAAAAACGTAATGGACGTAAATTATATATTGAGAGCTATGGTTGTCAAATGAATTTTTCAGATAGTGAGATCGTTGCCTCTATTTTACTGGAAACTGGATTTGAGACAACTAAAAACTATCAAGAAGCAGATGTTATTTTTATCAATACCTGCTCTATTCGTGAGAATGCAGAGCAGCGTGTGCGGAATCGTCTGAAAGAGTTTGAATTTGCCAAGAAAAGCAATCCTGGGATGATTGTGGGCGTTTTAGGCTGTATGGCTGAACGGCTTAAAGCTAAGTTTTTGGAAGAAGAAAAGTTAGTGGATGTTGTTGTAGGACCTGATGCTTATCGTGATTTGCCAAACTTAATTGCGCAAGTTGATGAGGGGAATCGTTCTGTTAACGTATTGCTTTCTCGTGAGGAAACTTATGCTGATATCAGCCCTGTTCGTTTAAATTCGAATGGCATTACGGCTTTTATTTCAATCATGCGTGGTTGTGATAATATGTGTTCTTTTTGTGTTGTCCCATTTACGAGAGGAAGAGAGCGTAGTCGCGACTCTGAATCTATTGTGAAGGAAGCACAAGACCTTTTTAATGCGGGATACCGCGAAGTGACCTTATTGGGGCAAAACGTCGATTCATATAAATATACAGCTCCGACAGTTGAGGGGCAGGAAGCAAGTGCTCCAATTAATTTTGCTAATTTATTGGCATTGGTTGCTGCTGTTGATCCTTTACTACGTGTTCGCTTCTCGACTTCTCATCCGAAGGATATTACGGATGAAGTATTGCATACAATGGCGAGTCATGATAATATTTGTAACTATATTCACCTACCGGTTCAGTCAGGGAATTCTAGAGTATTAGAATTGATGAATCGTACCTACGATAGGGATTGGTATATCAATCGTATTGATGCGATTAATCGTATTATTCCGGGATGTGGTATTTCAACGGATATTATTACGGGTTTCTGTACGGAAACGGATGATGACCACCAAGAAACTTTAAGTATGATGGATTACGTAAAGTATGATTATGCTTTTATGTTTGCTTATTCGGAACGCCCCGGCACTTTGGCTGCAAAACGCTATGCCGATGATATACCAGAGGAAGTTAAGAAAAGTCGTTTAACAGAGGTTGTTGCCAAACAAAGAGCACATAGCTTTGATCGTTTGCAACAATTTGTTGGTAAAAATCAACGTGTTTTAATCGAAGGTTTTTCAAAACGCTCGGACAAGGATTTTGCAGGACGTAATGACCAAAATGCAATGGCTATTTTTCCTGTAGATGAACGCTATCAGGCGGGAGATTATGTAACTGTTTTGATTGAATCATGTACTTCAGCTACTTTGTTAGGTAAAATTGTTGATTAA
- a CDS encoding single-stranded DNA-binding protein, whose product MSGVNKVILVGHLGKDPEIRYLDNNVSVASFPLATSETFNRDGKRVEQTEWHTVVLWRGLADVAAKYLTKGKLVYIEGRLRTRSYEDKEGVRRYSTEIVAENFTLLGRKSDFEPTTASPAQTQAEKVENKEVDVDFTENENDSNPLPF is encoded by the coding sequence ATGTCAGGAGTCAACAAAGTTATTCTAGTAGGTCATTTAGGCAAAGATCCAGAAATTAGATATTTAGATAATAATGTCTCTGTTGCTAGTTTTCCGTTAGCAACATCAGAAACTTTTAATCGAGATGGTAAACGGGTAGAGCAAACGGAGTGGCATACAGTTGTGCTATGGCGCGGGTTGGCAGATGTCGCTGCCAAGTATTTGACAAAAGGGAAGTTAGTGTATATTGAGGGACGATTAAGAACACGTTCGTATGAAGATAAAGAAGGAGTTAGACGCTATTCGACAGAAATTGTAGCGGAGAACTTTACCTTATTGGGTCGTAAATCAGATTTTGAACCTACAACTGCTTCTCCTGCACAAACGCAGGCGGAAAAAGTTGAAAATAAAGAAGTCGACGTTGATTTTACAGAAAATGAGAATGATAGTAATCCATTGCCGTTCTAA
- a CDS encoding sulfatase family protein, translating to MKLGNSYLIGLLTLIVPFTSVFGQQQKPNVVLIYVDDLGYGDLGSYGAAKIKTPNLDALASDGIRFTNGHATAATCTPSRYSLMTGNYPFRQTGTGILPGDAKLIIPQDKVTLPKVFKQAGYQTAVIGKWHLGLGDQVDKDWNGSIKPGPLEVGFDYSFIFPATADRVPTVFLENHDVLGVDHNDKIVVSYTQKVGNEPTGKENPDLLKMKNSPNHGHDNTIVNGIGRIGWMSGGKEAKWVDEELTLTFADKAIHFIQDHRQIPFFLSYNATEPHVPRMPATMFKGKSGLGYRGDAILQLDYTVGQLVKTLKDNQIYENTIIIFSSDNGPVLDDGYDDGAVTQLNGHNPFGPFSGGKYSAFEAGTRVPFFITWPKMIKKGTTSDALVCQVDLLSSFASFFNVKYNADEAVDSQNLWKSFTGKDLVGRAHLIKSSGTLSVLEGNFKYIKAGKGAKRNSLVNIELGNDEVDQLYDLSIDKGERNNIAESNPQKVMELKAILEKELRK from the coding sequence ATGAAACTAGGCAACTCTTATCTGATTGGTCTATTGACCTTGATTGTTCCCTTTACTTCGGTATTTGGACAGCAACAAAAACCAAATGTTGTATTGATATATGTGGATGACCTGGGCTATGGCGACCTGGGGAGCTATGGTGCAGCTAAAATAAAGACGCCAAATTTGGATGCTTTGGCTTCCGATGGAATTAGGTTCACAAATGGACATGCAACTGCAGCGACTTGTACTCCTTCCCGCTACTCTTTAATGACTGGAAATTACCCTTTCCGTCAGACGGGAACAGGTATTTTGCCGGGTGATGCGAAATTGATTATTCCTCAAGATAAGGTGACTTTACCTAAAGTGTTTAAGCAGGCCGGTTACCAAACTGCTGTGATTGGAAAATGGCATTTAGGCTTAGGGGATCAAGTTGATAAGGATTGGAACGGAAGTATTAAGCCGGGTCCTTTAGAAGTTGGGTTTGATTATTCTTTTATTTTTCCTGCAACTGCTGACCGAGTGCCAACGGTGTTTTTAGAAAACCATGATGTACTTGGTGTGGATCATAATGATAAGATTGTAGTATCATATACCCAAAAGGTAGGAAATGAGCCTACAGGTAAAGAGAATCCTGATTTATTGAAGATGAAAAACTCACCAAATCATGGTCATGATAATACGATAGTGAATGGTATAGGTAGAATTGGATGGATGTCGGGGGGTAAAGAAGCTAAATGGGTAGATGAGGAGCTAACTTTAACATTTGCTGACAAAGCAATTCATTTCATTCAAGATCATCGTCAAATCCCGTTTTTCTTAAGTTATAATGCAACCGAGCCACATGTGCCTCGTATGCCTGCTACGATGTTTAAGGGTAAAAGTGGATTGGGTTATCGTGGAGATGCAATTTTACAACTTGATTATACTGTTGGGCAATTGGTGAAGACTTTAAAGGACAATCAAATTTATGAAAATACGATAATTATCTTTTCTAGTGATAATGGGCCAGTGTTGGATGACGGTTATGATGATGGTGCGGTTACACAATTGAACGGGCATAATCCATTTGGACCATTTAGCGGAGGTAAATATTCGGCATTTGAAGCGGGTACTCGTGTTCCTTTTTTTATCACTTGGCCAAAAATGATTAAGAAGGGTACTACATCTGATGCTTTAGTTTGTCAGGTTGATTTGCTTAGTAGCTTTGCTTCATTTTTTAATGTTAAATATAATGCTGATGAGGCTGTTGATAGTCAGAATTTATGGAAGAGCTTTACTGGTAAGGATTTGGTAGGGAGAGCTCATTTAATAAAATCATCAGGCACATTAAGTGTATTGGAAGGTAATTTTAAATATATTAAAGCCGGTAAGGGGGCTAAAAGAAACAGTCTTGTCAATATTGAACTTGGAAATGATGAGGTCGACCAATTATACGATTTGAGTATTGACAAAGGTGAAAGAAATAATATTGCAGAAAGTAATCCTCAAAAAGTGATGGAGTTGAAAGCGATTCTTGAAAAGGAATTACGGAAATAA
- the pheS gene encoding phenylalanine--tRNA ligase subunit alpha gives MLQDKITQYTEEIKQFAPTSSADVENFRLKFLVSKGIVKNLFDEFKTVSVEEKRVLGMVLNEFKQLAEKAYQEAHEKFGTNKSQAQKSEGDLTLPGQGFRLGSRHPLSLVRKEIVEIFKKLGFIVSEGPEIEDDWHNFSALNFPPEHPARDMQDTFFIKKQEGNDITLRTHTSSVQVRLMEAGKPPFRAIMPGRVYRNEAISSRAHCFFHQVEGLYVDENVSFADLKQTLFHFVQELYGEGTEVRFRPSYFPFTEPSAEMDISCTICKGAGCQLCKYSGWVEILGCGMVDPNVLDNCGIDSKKYSGFAFGMGIERVTNLKYEIKDLRLFSENDMRFLSQFESEII, from the coding sequence ATGTTGCAAGATAAAATAACGCAGTATACTGAAGAAATTAAGCAATTTGCTCCAACTTCTTCAGCTGATGTAGAAAATTTCAGGCTGAAATTTTTAGTTTCAAAAGGTATTGTTAAGAATTTGTTTGATGAATTTAAAACCGTTTCTGTAGAAGAGAAACGTGTTTTGGGTATGGTATTGAATGAATTTAAGCAGTTGGCTGAAAAAGCTTATCAAGAAGCTCACGAAAAATTTGGCACGAATAAATCACAAGCTCAGAAGAGCGAAGGTGATCTTACGCTACCTGGTCAAGGGTTTAGATTAGGATCTCGTCATCCACTTTCTTTAGTTCGTAAGGAGATTGTTGAAATCTTTAAGAAATTAGGATTCATCGTTTCTGAAGGGCCAGAAATTGAGGATGATTGGCATAATTTTTCTGCTTTGAACTTTCCTCCAGAACATCCGGCACGCGATATGCAAGATACCTTCTTTATTAAGAAACAAGAAGGTAATGATATCACGTTACGTACACATACGTCATCTGTCCAAGTTCGTTTAATGGAAGCTGGTAAGCCACCTTTCCGCGCAATTATGCCAGGACGTGTTTATCGTAATGAAGCTATTTCTTCACGTGCACATTGCTTTTTCCACCAAGTGGAAGGACTTTACGTTGATGAAAATGTTTCTTTTGCAGATTTGAAACAGACTTTGTTTCACTTTGTACAAGAGTTATACGGCGAGGGAACTGAAGTGCGTTTCCGTCCTTCTTACTTCCCATTTACTGAGCCTTCTGCTGAAATGGATATTTCATGTACGATTTGTAAGGGTGCGGGTTGTCAGCTGTGTAAATATTCAGGTTGGGTGGAAATCTTAGGTTGTGGTATGGTTGATCCAAACGTCTTAGATAATTGCGGCATCGATAGTAAGAAATATTCTGGTTTTGCGTTTGGTATGGGTATTGAACGTGTAACCAATTTGAAATATGAGATTAAGGATTTACGTTTATTTTCGGAGAATGATATGAGATTCTTATCTCAATTTGAAAGCGAAATTATTTAA
- a CDS encoding sulfatase produces the protein MKKTALFIALCVANVIAFAQQKPNIVIIISDDHSYQTIGAYGSKLGHTPNIDRIASEGVRFNKAYVTNSICGPSRATLLTGKYSHKNGFKDNETSNFDHGQDLFVKDLQKVGYKTAWIGKQHLGNEPQGFDYFSVLVGQGHYFNPTFINANNQKETVNGYVSDIVTDKATHWLDSLDKNNPFCLVIGHKATHRTWMPDPQDFGKNDSKEFPLPENFYDGYEGRLSAAGQEMSIDKDMQMGYDLKMYNSVAEMKKDGNFSRMSEDQMRKYLAYYKPIKEQLDMQKLSGKALAEWKYRRYMIDYLNTAESMDRNIGRVLDYLKEHDLEQNTIVIYLSDQGFYMGEHGWFDKRFMYEESFRTPMVARFPEMIAKGSVSDAQVMNVDIAPTLLALAGVKKPSQMQGESFVNVLKGKDNKGRQSLYYHYYENGEHAVSPHFGVSDGRYKLIRFYKRVNSWELYDLTQDPSEMKNIYDSTSSKIVNKLKKKLKREIIKVEDNDALSIFNQKL, from the coding sequence ATGAAGAAAACAGCATTATTTATAGCTCTCTGTGTAGCTAATGTGATTGCTTTCGCGCAGCAAAAACCGAATATTGTTATTATCATTTCTGATGATCACTCATACCAGACTATTGGAGCCTATGGTTCTAAATTGGGGCATACACCAAATATTGATAGAATTGCGTCTGAAGGCGTTCGCTTTAATAAAGCTTATGTGACCAATTCAATTTGTGGTCCAAGTAGAGCAACTTTATTAACAGGAAAATATAGTCACAAAAACGGATTTAAGGATAATGAAACGTCCAATTTTGATCACGGTCAGGATCTTTTTGTAAAAGACTTACAAAAAGTGGGTTATAAAACTGCTTGGATTGGAAAACAACACTTAGGAAATGAACCTCAAGGTTTCGATTACTTCAGTGTTTTAGTTGGACAAGGGCATTATTTCAATCCAACTTTTATAAATGCAAATAACCAAAAAGAGACTGTCAATGGTTATGTGTCTGATATTGTCACGGATAAAGCAACGCATTGGTTGGATTCTTTAGATAAAAATAATCCCTTTTGCCTCGTTATTGGCCATAAAGCAACGCATCGCACTTGGATGCCTGATCCTCAGGATTTTGGAAAAAATGATAGTAAGGAATTTCCCCTTCCGGAAAATTTTTATGATGGTTATGAAGGCCGATTATCTGCTGCTGGACAGGAAATGTCCATTGATAAGGATATGCAGATGGGTTATGATCTAAAAATGTATAACTCAGTTGCCGAAATGAAAAAAGATGGGAATTTCTCTCGCATGAGTGAAGATCAGATGAGGAAGTATTTGGCTTATTATAAACCAATAAAAGAACAATTGGACATGCAGAAACTTTCCGGTAAAGCTTTGGCTGAGTGGAAGTACCGTCGTTATATGATTGATTATTTGAATACTGCGGAATCTATGGATCGCAATATCGGGCGAGTATTAGATTATTTGAAGGAACATGATTTAGAGCAGAATACGATTGTTATTTATTTGTCTGATCAAGGCTTTTATATGGGTGAACATGGTTGGTTTGATAAGCGTTTCATGTATGAGGAGTCTTTTAGGACGCCAATGGTTGCCAGGTTTCCAGAAATGATTGCTAAGGGATCGGTATCTGATGCTCAAGTTATGAATGTTGATATTGCCCCGACTTTGTTAGCGTTAGCTGGAGTGAAGAAACCAAGCCAAATGCAGGGAGAGTCATTTGTTAATGTATTGAAAGGGAAAGACAATAAAGGACGTCAGAGTTTGTATTATCATTATTATGAAAATGGTGAACATGCTGTATCTCCACATTTTGGAGTGAGTGATGGTCGATACAAATTAATTCGTTTTTATAAACGTGTTAATAGTTGGGAGTTGTATGATCTTACCCAAGATCCTTCCGAAATGAAAAATATATATGATTCAACATCTTCAAAGATTGTAAATAAATTGAAAAAGAAATTGAAGCGAGAAATTATAAAGGTGGAAGATAACGATGCACTAAGCATTTTTAATCAAAAATTGTAA